The genomic stretch AAAGCAACCATGGCAAAAATGGCCTTCATGCAAGCACCCCAAGACTCTTTCTTTCAGGGGCGGAGAAGATGTGATCAAGACTGTAAACTCAGTTTTCTTTGATCCTTCTGAAAGGGTTGAGACACCAGAGTCATGGTTCACAAACTCATCAGAAACTACAAGTTTCTCAACTGAGTCGGAGGGCTTTGATGGGGAGTCGTTGGAGGTTGTTGTACGTGGAGTGAGATCAGAAAGGTTGTTTTTTGAGCCTGGGGAAACAAACTCGATACTAGAAGAGGCAAAAACAGGAGGGTTTCCATTCAAAGAAAGTGTGGTTCTAGCAATGGAGTCAGAGGATCCATATGTTGATTTTAGAAGGTCAATGGAGGAGATGGTGGAGTCTTATGGACTTGAAGATTGGGATTGTTTAGAGGAGTTGTTGGGGTGGTACTTGAAGGTCAATGGGAAAAAGAATCATGGCTATATAGTTGGGGCATTCGTGGATCTACTTGTTGGGATTGCAGCTGCTTCTTGTTCTGATTCcacttccttttcttctgctgtttcttcattttctccTTCATCCCCTTTATGTTCATTGGAAGGGCATAATGAGATTGATGAGGAATAACAGATGGTATAGTCTTAGCTTCCTTATATCAGTTTTGTGTATATTAGTAGGATTAACGAAAAGCAAAAATGAGATACagagtttctttttgtttatattactACGATGACTATGAAATCTCTCCCCTTCTTGGAAATGCCAAGAAATATTAGAATATGAAGGTTCTGCGATCTTGTTCTGTGTCTGTGAGTCTCCAGGTAGGTCCAAAGAGAGTCGTTGGAAGAATGTGAGATTATTGTTGCAAATGAACCAATGATAACATAATCTAGATGACTAATCTAACGTTTAATACTGACATTATGCACTAGAATGATCTTTCTTCAGAGATGTTCTGCTGCAGAAGCAGCTCATCCTCTGGACTGTCCTCTTAAAAGAAGCCACCTAAATCGGCGTGTCCAACCGACCATAAATCACGACATCAGTCTATGAAAATGGCACTGACATCCAGTGTTCCTATCCTATACTTTCTAGCATTAATTAACTCAGCTCCACATGCCATTACACAGTTTCAGCAAGCTTGGAAAATGGCATGCCATGTTGTGGAACAGTGCTGTATGGAAATATAAAGCAGATGGGAGTTCTTAGTATCTTTCTTTTACTTGAAAAGGAAGCCATCTTCCCCACAATAGTGCACCTGCCATTGATGGATTATTTAACATCCCATTTTATGCCCAAGTGAAACAAAACTCAGCTCCATGCACCGCAAAACTGCATTACAAATGTCACCTCTTCATCTTCCCAAGAACTCAGTAGCTAAACCTATATGCAATGCTTTGAGATCATCAACCAGATTTAACCCATGGTATGGACAGTGTGAAAAAAAGAGCAGAATATtggttttaaagaaaatatcgaATCATATCCATTATGCATCTTCTTGACTCTAGAGATAGAGAAGGAGGTGAATGGCACGCGTTACAGTcgctccattttttttattcatcagaaaagaaaataaaaaagacacaaGGACTTGTCATGGAAATAGATACAAATAGAAATAACTTCAGATAAAAAGGTTGGGCCCTTGTAAGAGAATAGTCAGATACATCCCGTGGTTTCCCCTTCCACTATTGCAAGGGAAACTGTGAGATTTACCTGCATCATCTCATGGCAAATGTATTCTGCAAATCTTGGGTTACCATCAGGGCAGAACCAGAAATGGttacattttcaaaaagaagaaatttttccACTTCGTTGTTTCAATAAAACAGAATCcattgtaagaaaaaagaaaccccGAAATCCTAGGTTAATATTAGACTGGAGACACCGAGTCAGAGAGCCAGAACTGGGTTACATTCTCCACAAGAAGAAAATTTTCCCGCTGTTGTTTCAACAAACCAGAATCCCttacaataaaaacaagaacCCCCCAGAGTAAAAGATATGTATAGCAAGCCTCGATGGGAAAGGTCAAGATgcaaataaggaaaaagaagtGTTAAGCAAAGAGTTCAAGAAATCTGTGGAAAGTTTTCAAATGGGATAAACAAAAATCTCTGAAAAGATTTGGAGACCATTCCTTGTATATTATTGAATCAAGAACTTTCAAGACAATTATGAATTCTACTACTCTGCTCGAGTTCAGAATTATAGCATGACCCCAGAAATCTCACTTGAAAACACCGAAAGTTGTGGCACAGAAAAAGTAGAGATTTAATTTATACAAAGTAGAAGAAGCCACTAATTAATTGCTGCACTTTGGTAAGAGCTGCTGAATTGCTAGAGTCTGCTTCAAGCAAGTTCCATGACAGcatctaataaaaaatgaacatCACAAGAAGGAAATATTAGACTCGGGTTCACTCCAAAAATGGAAGAGCTTGCAAAGCTAAAGCCCATGAAAGCATCCCCAGATCTGCTGATTCTACTgatatttgattaaatcaaatatcattttgcattttttgCATGGCAAACCACTCCAAATTCCTCCCTCCCTTCAGTGTTCACAGTCATTAATGAT from Populus alba chromosome 8, ASM523922v2, whole genome shotgun sequence encodes the following:
- the LOC118045191 gene encoding transcription repressor OFP13; translated protein: MKIPTLFKIKETKQPWQKWPSCKHPKTLSFRGGEDVIKTVNSVFFDPSERVETPESWFTNSSETTSFSTESEGFDGESLEVVVRGVRSERLFFEPGETNSILEEAKTGGFPFKESVVLAMESEDPYVDFRRSMEEMVESYGLEDWDCLEELLGWYLKVNGKKNHGYIVGAFVDLLVGIAAASCSDSTSFSSAVSSFSPSSPLCSLEGHNEIDEE